A stretch of the Malus domestica chromosome 08, GDT2T_hap1 genome encodes the following:
- the LOC139198101 gene encoding glycine-rich RNA-binding, abscisic acid-inducible protein-like — protein sequence MSAREADNEYVPACGAVTGAGTTLMELVGAWLGSGDGLFGDDFGSSLAFRTISNPEQQEPSGFVFVFPSLKKGMQSAIPYITSSQSSKLGEPAVVGTSGELGSGDGWEPETPQRRHPERRSEGQSGDGGGDEGGYERGGDGCGGGGWDGSRRD from the exons ATGAGCGCTAGAGAGGCAGATAATGAGTATGTTCCGGCATGTGGAGCAGTGACGGGTGCTGGAACTACGTTGATGGAACTTGTTGGTGCCTGGCTCGGTTCTGGAGATGGACTCTTTGGTGATGATTTTGGA TCATCACTGGCTTTTAGGACCATCTCCAATCCAGAACAACAAGAACCTTCCGGCTTTGTGTTTGTGTTCCCATCGCTTAAAAAGGGAATGCAATCGGCCATTCCGTATATCACATCGTCGCAATCATCTAAGCTGGGTGAGCCTGCTGTTGTTGGTACGTCGGGTGAGCTTGGTTCCGGTGATG GCTGGGAGCCGGAGACTCCTCAGAGGCGCCACCCTGAGCGCAGATCCGAAGGCCAGAGCGGTGACGGCGGTGGCGACGAGGGTGGATACGAACGAGGGGGAGATGGATGCGGCGGGGGAGGTTGGGATGGGAGCCGGAGAGACTGA